A region of Ferruginibacter albus DNA encodes the following proteins:
- a CDS encoding glycosyltransferase family 2 protein has protein sequence MFSDSISLIISTYNNPAFLELILLSILQQKVLPDEVVVADDGSTPETKTLVDSYKKTFPVPLVHVWHEDEGFRQSAIKNKAAATATSNYLIFIDGDLMLHPCFIYDYKVNIKPNSILVASRVFLSETYTKHLLATKNTIVNKKAANIEKNRFSAYRIPWLHHFIKGSKTHYAARGGLMGIFKKDYIRINGFDESFTGWGREDSELFVRIINSGIERYNIKFAAITYHLWHKTLSRQKLPDNDLLLERSISEKRTWCEDGINKYL, from the coding sequence ATGTTCAGCGATTCTATTTCTCTTATCATTTCCACTTATAATAACCCTGCTTTTTTAGAGTTGATCTTACTAAGCATTTTGCAACAAAAGGTTTTGCCGGATGAAGTTGTTGTGGCGGATGATGGCTCTACTCCTGAGACCAAAACATTGGTTGACAGTTATAAAAAAACATTCCCTGTTCCGCTCGTTCATGTATGGCACGAAGATGAAGGCTTTCGCCAATCTGCTATAAAAAATAAAGCGGCTGCAACAGCAACAAGCAACTATCTTATTTTTATTGATGGGGACCTGATGTTGCATCCTTGTTTTATCTACGATTATAAGGTCAATATAAAACCCAATTCTATTTTGGTTGCCAGTCGTGTTTTTTTATCGGAGACATATACCAAACATTTATTGGCAACTAAGAATACAATAGTCAACAAAAAAGCCGCTAACATAGAAAAGAACCGGTTTTCGGCTTATAGAATTCCCTGGTTACATCATTTTATAAAAGGCAGCAAAACGCATTATGCGGCGAGAGGCGGACTAATGGGCATCTTTAAAAAAGATTACATTAGAATAAATGGTTTTGACGAATCATTTACAGGATGGGGGAGAGAAGATTCAGAGTTGTTTGTTCGAATTATCAATAGTGGCATTGAACGATATAACATTAAGTTTGCGGCTATAACTTATCATCTTTGGCATAAAACACTTTCCCGGCAAAAATTACCAGACAATGACCTGCTTCTGGAAAGGTCGATCTCGGAAAAAAGAACATGGTGTGAAGACGGAATTAATAAATATCTCTAA
- the pyrE gene encoding orotate phosphoribosyltransferase — translation MTNEKAVAEKLLQINAIKLSPQQPFTWASGWKSPIYCDNRKVLSFPFIRDFIKSEMCNVVFEGFPEAEVLAGVATAGIAWGAMAADQLKLPYIYVRPKPKEHGLGNQIEGFYEKGQRAIVIEDLISTGKSSLEVVEVLRREGVEVVGMVSIFTYGFDIAAEAFAKMGVTYRSLTNYPTLIELAIEKGLVTAEQQNMLLDWRKNPANWNPNQ, via the coding sequence ATGACCAACGAAAAAGCTGTAGCTGAAAAACTATTACAAATTAATGCAATAAAACTGAGTCCACAACAACCCTTTACCTGGGCAAGTGGTTGGAAAAGTCCTATTTATTGCGACAACCGCAAAGTATTATCATTTCCATTTATCCGCGACTTTATTAAAAGTGAAATGTGCAACGTAGTATTTGAAGGATTTCCTGAAGCTGAGGTATTAGCCGGTGTGGCTACTGCAGGGATTGCCTGGGGTGCTATGGCTGCGGATCAATTAAAGTTGCCTTATATATACGTGCGTCCTAAACCAAAAGAACATGGACTGGGTAACCAGATAGAAGGTTTTTATGAAAAGGGGCAGCGTGCAATAGTAATAGAAGATCTTATTTCAACAGGTAAAAGTAGTTTGGAAGTAGTAGAAGTTTTAAGAAGAGAAGGCGTTGAAGTAGTAGGGATGGTCTCTATTTTTACTTATGGGTTTGATATAGCAGCAGAAGCATTTGCGAAGATGGGAGTTACCTATCGCTCGCTAACAAATTATCCTACATTAATAGAACTGGCAATTGAAAAAGGTTTGGTAACTGCCGAACAACAAAATATGTTATTAGACTGGCGAAAAAATCCTGCTAATTGGAACCCAAATCAATGA
- a CDS encoding MgtC/SapB family protein → MEFYTVSYKDLIMVGIAILVGLIVGSEREYHNKTAGLRTLMLVSVGSCIFTMLSIKIGIANPDRLAANIVTGIGFLGAGAIFKDENKIAGLTTACTIWITAALGMCVGSEHIYLGILGSFIVLFVLIGVSYIERSIDSFNRCVIYIITTTYTPDVASTFRKRFKENGMEPHAEIQRKTGNNITVHWRVLGKKKAHKAFQQLLLNDSSIIDLQF, encoded by the coding sequence ATGGAATTTTACACAGTTTCCTACAAAGACCTTATAATGGTCGGCATTGCCATTTTAGTGGGATTGATCGTAGGTTCAGAACGGGAATACCACAATAAAACTGCAGGCTTGCGAACATTAATGCTGGTATCTGTCGGCTCCTGCATTTTCACCATGCTTTCTATAAAAATAGGCATTGCCAATCCAGACAGGCTTGCTGCTAATATCGTTACCGGCATTGGCTTTTTGGGAGCAGGCGCTATTTTTAAAGATGAGAACAAAATAGCCGGGCTTACAACAGCTTGTACCATATGGATAACCGCTGCGTTGGGAATGTGTGTTGGTTCGGAACATATTTATCTTGGGATATTGGGATCTTTTATTGTTCTGTTTGTTTTGATAGGCGTTTCTTACATTGAACGTTCTATCGACAGCTTTAACCGATGCGTTATCTATATTATTACCACCACTTATACACCCGATGTAGCAAGCACTTTCCGCAAGCGTTTTAAAGAAAATGGCATGGAACCACATGCAGAAATTCAAAGAAAAACGGGTAATAACATTACTGTTCATTGGCGCGTGTTGGGTAAGAAAAAAGCGCACAAAGCCTTTCAGCAGCTTTTGCTGAACGATAGCTCTATTATTGATCTTCAATTTTAA
- a CDS encoding heavy-metal-associated domain-containing protein, with product MKKITFFILLLAFVQIGKAQQNTTAKIVIKTPMAVCEYCKSKIEAYIGGEYGVVSVNVDIKKQTTTVVYITDRTNDENLKTALSNLGFDADDVPAEPTAMRYLAQCCQKKLSAADSAALQKPSRRSYNSDNPGN from the coding sequence ATGAAAAAAATTACATTTTTTATACTCCTGCTGGCTTTTGTGCAAATTGGTAAAGCACAGCAAAATACTACTGCTAAAATTGTGATTAAAACGCCAATGGCTGTTTGCGAATATTGCAAAAGCAAAATAGAAGCTTATATAGGAGGGGAGTATGGGGTTGTTTCAGTAAACGTAGATATTAAAAAGCAAACCACTACGGTAGTGTACATTACAGATAGAACCAACGATGAAAATCTTAAAACGGCTTTATCAAATTTAGGATTTGATGCAGATGATGTACCTGCTGAACCAACCGCTATGCGTTATTTAGCACAATGTTGTCAAAAGAAACTTTCAGCAGCCGACAGTGCTGCGCTGCAAAAGCCTAGTCGAAGATCTTATAACTCTGATAACCCTGGTAATTAA
- a CDS encoding geranylgeranyl reductase family protein, giving the protein MKKEKFDVIIVGGGPSGAACAITLAETTKLKIALIDKASFPRDKTCGDALSIDVINQVSWMSPSLAEKFSAHTNKIASYGVKIFSADHSSIAIPLIYKGKKGCGYVFPRMDFDNVLFQHAKEYSNISCFENSEVRSIDKNNDGVLVTTKNEQLEAPVIVGADGAHSIVVKQLSDIEVEKEHYCAGLRIYYEGVTGFNDDNMIELHFFKDVVPGYLWLFPLADNKANVGIGMLSSEVSKRKVNLKETLFDLINNHPDIKERFKNAKALETVKGYGLPLGSKKRNISGERFILTGDAAGLIDPLTGEGIANAIRSGRVAAAHVKNCFAANNFSASFNKAYDKEIYAKMWKEFKISKLLQQLSTYPRLCNQIVRKANTVKYIQGLLIEALASVDKRKSILLNPKFYFKLFFSKNKRTAA; this is encoded by the coding sequence ATGAAAAAAGAAAAATTTGATGTGATCATTGTAGGTGGCGGTCCTTCAGGCGCTGCTTGTGCAATAACACTTGCCGAAACAACGAAATTAAAAATAGCTTTAATTGATAAAGCGAGTTTTCCTCGTGATAAAACCTGTGGAGATGCATTAAGCATTGATGTTATCAACCAGGTTTCGTGGATGTCTCCATCTTTGGCTGAAAAATTCAGCGCACACACCAACAAAATAGCTTCTTATGGTGTAAAGATCTTTTCTGCAGATCACTCTTCTATCGCCATTCCTCTTATCTATAAAGGAAAAAAAGGTTGCGGGTATGTTTTCCCAAGAATGGATTTTGACAATGTATTATTTCAACATGCAAAAGAATATAGTAACATCAGTTGTTTTGAGAATAGCGAAGTAAGGTCTATTGATAAAAATAACGACGGCGTACTCGTTACTACAAAAAATGAGCAGCTGGAAGCACCCGTAATTGTGGGAGCAGATGGTGCACACTCTATAGTAGTAAAACAATTAAGTGATATAGAAGTAGAGAAGGAACATTACTGTGCCGGCTTACGTATTTATTATGAAGGCGTAACAGGCTTTAATGACGATAACATGATCGAGCTGCATTTCTTTAAAGATGTTGTTCCGGGTTATTTATGGTTATTTCCTCTGGCGGACAATAAAGCCAATGTTGGTATTGGCATGTTATCATCGGAAGTATCAAAACGTAAAGTAAACCTGAAAGAAACATTATTTGACCTTATCAATAATCATCCAGACATAAAAGAGCGTTTTAAAAATGCGAAAGCATTGGAAACGGTAAAAGGTTATGGATTGCCCTTAGGTTCCAAAAAAAGAAATATTTCCGGAGAACGTTTTATTTTAACCGGCGATGCTGCAGGTTTAATAGACCCCCTTACGGGAGAAGGCATTGCCAATGCTATTCGCTCCGGACGTGTGGCCGCTGCGCATGTAAAAAATTGTTTTGCAGCAAACAACTTTTCTGCGTCCTTCAATAAGGCCTATGATAAAGAGATCTACGCTAAAATGTGGAAAGAGTTTAAAATAAGCAAACTGCTGCAACAGTTAAGCACCTACCCTCGCCTGTGCAATCAAATTGTTCGCAAAGCAAATACGGTTAAATATATACAAGGCTTATTAATAGAGGCTTTAGCAAGTGTAGATAAACGTAAAAGCATTTTATTAAACCCGAAGTTTTACTTCAAATTGTTTTTTAGTAAGAACAAACGAACTGCGGCGTAA
- a CDS encoding SRPBCC family protein, with product MKILKKILLTILVLIVLVLIAGLFIKKDHLIEREIVINKPKQEVFDYIKMIKNQDNYSYWNMQDPNMKKEYTGTDGTVGFVSKWQSDNKNVGDGEQTITAVKEGERIDMGLHFIKPFDSKASAYMITDAVDAGSTKVKWAFACKTPYPMNILCLFMNMDKMLGDQLNTGLTNLKNVLEK from the coding sequence ATGAAAATTTTAAAGAAAATTTTACTTACAATTCTTGTGCTGATAGTACTTGTGCTGATCGCCGGCTTGTTTATCAAAAAAGATCATTTGATTGAGCGGGAAATTGTGATCAATAAACCAAAACAGGAAGTATTTGACTATATAAAAATGATCAAGAACCAGGACAATTACAGCTACTGGAATATGCAAGATCCCAATATGAAAAAAGAATATACAGGCACTGACGGCACTGTAGGCTTTGTATCAAAATGGCAGAGTGACAATAAAAATGTTGGAGACGGTGAGCAAACCATTACCGCCGTTAAAGAAGGCGAACGTATTGATATGGGCTTGCATTTTATAAAACCTTTTGACAGCAAAGCATCTGCCTACATGATCACCGATGCTGTTGATGCAGGCAGCACAAAGGTAAAATGGGCTTTTGCATGTAAAACGCCTTATCCTATGAACATACTATGCCTGTTCATGAATATGGATAAAATGCTGGGCGATCAATTAAATACCGGATTAACGAACCTTAAAAACGTTCTTGAAAAATAA
- a CDS encoding dienelactone hydrolase family protein produces MKLLSILLVGFLGVACSVDQNKSPQSMNNSIKTEAITYTDGQTSMKGYVAYDSAISGKRPVVLVVHEWWGETEYVKRRARELAALGYLAIAVDMYGDGKVAENPTDAKAMAMPFYSDPQMAKKRFDAALTAIKKYPQADNSKVAAIGYCFGGGILLNLAKLGEDLNGVVSFHGSLAGVPATKGLLKAKVLVCHGEADKFVSPEDVAAFKKQMDSINADYAFKSYANATHAFTNPDATAIGKKFSMPIEYNEAADKASWKDMQDFFAKIFK; encoded by the coding sequence ATGAAATTACTTTCTATTCTTTTGGTAGGTTTTTTAGGAGTTGCCTGTTCGGTTGATCAAAATAAATCACCACAATCGATGAATAATTCCATTAAAACAGAAGCCATTACTTATACTGATGGACAAACAAGCATGAAGGGGTATGTGGCGTATGATTCTGCTATCTCAGGTAAACGCCCTGTGGTACTGGTTGTACATGAATGGTGGGGAGAAACGGAATATGTAAAACGCCGTGCAAGAGAGCTGGCTGCATTAGGTTATTTAGCAATTGCTGTGGATATGTATGGCGATGGAAAAGTAGCTGAAAATCCTACAGATGCTAAAGCAATGGCGATGCCTTTTTATAGTGACCCACAAATGGCAAAAAAACGTTTTGATGCTGCGTTAACAGCCATAAAAAAATATCCGCAGGCAGATAATTCAAAAGTAGCAGCCATAGGCTATTGCTTTGGTGGAGGTATTTTGTTGAACCTGGCAAAGCTGGGAGAAGATTTAAATGGCGTGGTAAGCTTTCATGGAAGTTTGGCCGGTGTGCCTGCAACGAAAGGTTTGTTGAAAGCAAAAGTATTGGTTTGTCATGGGGAAGCAGATAAATTCGTTTCACCGGAAGATGTAGCCGCATTTAAAAAGCAAATGGATTCTATCAATGCTGATTACGCTTTCAAATCATATGCGAATGCAACACATGCATTCACTAATCCTGATGCAACTGCAATAGGAAAAAAATTCTCTATGCCAATAGAATATAACGAAGCGGCGGATAAAGCATCCTGGAAGGATATGCAGGATTTCTTTGCAAAGATCTTTAAATAA
- a CDS encoding SRPBCC family protein produces the protein MSDGTFVIERIVKAPVSKVWKAITDKDEMKQWYFDIAAFKPQVGFEFHFEGKTPDGSVFVHKCSITEAIPNKKLAHTWQYEGYQGLSTVTYELFEEGQSTKVKLTHEGLDTFPKESNFAKENFVAGWTYIIGTSLANFVTKE, from the coding sequence ATGAGCGACGGAACTTTTGTAATTGAAAGAATTGTCAAGGCACCTGTATCAAAAGTATGGAAAGCCATTACTGATAAGGATGAGATGAAGCAATGGTATTTTGATATAGCTGCATTTAAACCGCAGGTAGGTTTTGAATTTCATTTTGAAGGCAAAACACCCGATGGCAGCGTATTCGTTCATAAATGCAGCATAACGGAAGCTATACCCAACAAAAAACTGGCTCATACCTGGCAATACGAAGGTTATCAAGGTCTTTCTACTGTAACTTATGAACTGTTTGAGGAAGGACAAAGCACAAAAGTGAAACTTACACATGAAGGCCTGGATACATTTCCAAAAGAAAGCAATTTTGCAAAAGAAAATTTTGTTGCAGGATGGACATACATCATTGGTACGAGCCTGGCAAACTTTGTCACAAAAGAGTAA
- a CDS encoding fatty acid desaturase, whose product MARRTDFVYSTNPEPHRIRTKQILKQHPQIRTLIGKNPLTIFAILGLVAFQVVLAWLVKDQSWWIVIGAAYLLGAFADHSLFVMIHECAHKLLFKKPAANKIAGIVANMPQIFPSSISFERYHIKHHSFQGIHELDADLPNRWEARLINNYFIGKIIWLLFYPFWQVFRISRLKEINPFDGWLALNWVVQIVFSAAIILLFGGKAFAFLLLSFFFSVGLHPLGARWIQEHYLTHGEQETYSYYGVLNNVSFNVGYHNEHHDFPSIPWNRLPEIRKTAPSYYNTLSYHTSWTKLFFRFLFDQEISLFSRVVRKDRGKVPLTDESKPDAELTGKETLSEPLAN is encoded by the coding sequence ATGGCAAGAAGAACTGATTTTGTTTACTCTACCAACCCGGAACCGCACCGTATTAGAACCAAGCAAATTTTAAAGCAGCACCCTCAAATAAGAACGTTGATAGGGAAAAATCCGTTGACCATTTTTGCTATTTTAGGATTAGTTGCTTTCCAGGTGGTATTGGCGTGGCTGGTTAAAGACCAATCGTGGTGGATCGTTATTGGTGCCGCTTATTTATTAGGCGCTTTTGCCGATCATTCTTTGTTTGTAATGATCCATGAATGTGCGCACAAACTGCTTTTTAAAAAACCCGCTGCTAATAAAATTGCAGGGATTGTTGCCAATATGCCGCAGATATTTCCTTCGTCAATTTCATTTGAACGCTATCATATCAAACATCATTCTTTCCAGGGTATACATGAGTTGGATGCCGACCTGCCTAACCGTTGGGAAGCAAGATTGATCAATAATTATTTTATTGGCAAGATCATCTGGTTATTGTTTTATCCTTTTTGGCAAGTGTTCAGGATATCCCGATTAAAAGAGATCAATCCATTTGATGGTTGGCTGGCATTGAACTGGGTGGTGCAAATTGTTTTTTCTGCTGCTATCATTTTATTATTTGGAGGAAAGGCATTTGCATTTTTATTATTGAGCTTTTTCTTTTCAGTAGGCTTGCATCCATTGGGAGCAAGATGGATACAGGAACATTATTTAACGCATGGCGAACAGGAAACCTACAGCTATTACGGCGTATTGAATAATGTTTCATTCAACGTGGGTTACCATAATGAACACCACGATTTCCCTTCTATTCCATGGAACAGGTTGCCGGAGATCAGAAAAACAGCGCCTTCTTATTACAATACACTTTCCTATCATACTTCGTGGACAAAACTATTCTTCCGCTTTTTGTTTGACCAGGAAATATCCTTGTTCTCCCGTGTGGTTCGTAAAGACAGAGGCAAAGTTCCTTTAACTGATGAATCAAAACCGGACGCAGAATTAACCGGCAAAGAAACATTGAGCGAGCCTTTAGCCAATTAA
- a CDS encoding thioredoxin family protein, which produces MKMFLLSILSGILLLPQAWLTNIEDAKQIAHQHHKYILLNFSGSDWCAPCIRMHKDIFDSKAFIFYADSNLVLLNADFPRLKKNRLSAVQQKANDALADVYNPTGIFPYTLLLDADGKVLKSWEKYYANGTESFIKEIKGASLSH; this is translated from the coding sequence ATGAAGATGTTTTTGCTTTCTATTCTATCAGGCATATTGCTTTTACCGCAAGCATGGCTGACCAATATAGAAGATGCAAAACAAATAGCGCATCAACATCATAAATACATTCTATTGAATTTTTCGGGCTCAGATTGGTGTGCGCCCTGCATACGCATGCATAAAGATATTTTTGATAGCAAAGCATTTATATTTTATGCTGATTCTAACCTGGTATTGTTGAATGCCGATTTTCCAAGATTGAAAAAAAACCGGTTATCTGCGGTTCAGCAAAAAGCAAATGATGCGCTGGCGGATGTTTATAATCCAACGGGAATCTTCCCCTACACGTTACTGCTGGATGCCGATGGAAAGGTTTTAAAAAGCTGGGAAAAGTATTATGCAAATGGCACGGAAAGCTTTATTAAGGAAATAAAAGGCGCATCTTTATCACACTGA
- a CDS encoding glycosyltransferase, with protein sequence MLFVILQLMKASLIIPFYKDLKGLELIFLALNKQSAKGAFEVIIAEDAEAKETIDFLLTIKPSLQFPVLHTSQEDKGFRKCRALNNAVKLANSDYLVFIDGDCIPHNHLIKEYLALKEKNKVIYGRRVNLSQSITEKLLYTKNIGILTLLNLLTSKSSRVKEGLYLPFVPRSMKSKRQFWGCNWAVLKEHLFAINGFDEDYTEYGYEDIDTYNRLYAIGCRPESSKFRAIVYHLYHRHLGNDDVMARMKSLFEKKQAEGLFRCKNGIEKL encoded by the coding sequence ATGCTTTTTGTTATTTTGCAGTTGATGAAAGCATCCTTGATAATACCTTTTTACAAAGACTTAAAGGGATTGGAATTAATTTTTCTTGCATTGAATAAACAGTCAGCAAAAGGTGCGTTTGAAGTGATCATTGCGGAAGATGCTGAGGCAAAAGAGACGATCGATTTTCTGCTTACCATCAAACCTTCCTTACAGTTTCCTGTTCTGCACACTTCGCAGGAAGATAAAGGCTTTAGAAAATGCCGGGCATTGAACAATGCTGTAAAACTGGCAAACAGCGATTACCTTGTATTTATTGATGGTGACTGTATTCCTCATAACCATTTAATAAAAGAATATCTTGCTTTAAAAGAAAAGAATAAAGTTATTTACGGCAGAAGAGTAAACTTAAGCCAATCGATTACCGAAAAATTATTGTACACAAAAAATATTGGCATTCTTACTTTACTAAACCTGTTAACCTCAAAAAGCTCAAGAGTTAAAGAAGGGTTGTATTTACCTTTTGTACCACGATCGATGAAAAGCAAGCGGCAATTTTGGGGATGCAACTGGGCTGTTTTAAAAGAGCATTTATTTGCCATAAATGGTTTTGATGAAGATTATACTGAATATGGATATGAAGATATTGATACGTATAATAGATTATATGCAATTGGTTGCCGCCCTGAATCATCCAAATTTCGGGCAATTGTTTATCATCTTTACCATAGGCATCTTGGGAATGATGATGTAATGGCACGAATGAAATCACTATTTGAGAAAAAACAAGCTGAAGGTTTATTTAGGTGTAAAAACGGAATTGAAAAATTATAA
- a CDS encoding LEA type 2 family protein, with amino-acid sequence MQKNTPHFSFISALAALFTIIMLTSCSTPKALEYRDFKNLTIEKIGFATSTLKMDITYYNPNNMGLQLKRADLDIYMENNFVGHATQLYQINIPKLQEFTIPVQVDVDMKNVYKNIITSLMNKQVLVKVSGSIQAGKANIFMTLPVNYQGYQSYKIFD; translated from the coding sequence ATGCAGAAAAATACCCCTCACTTTTCATTCATATCTGCTTTGGCAGCATTATTTACCATTATCATGCTAACATCCTGCAGTACTCCTAAAGCATTGGAATACCGCGACTTTAAAAATCTCACTATTGAAAAAATAGGGTTTGCTACATCAACACTAAAAATGGATATTACTTATTATAACCCTAATAATATGGGTTTGCAATTGAAACGGGCAGACCTGGACATTTACATGGAAAATAATTTTGTAGGGCACGCCACGCAGCTATACCAGATCAATATACCCAAATTACAGGAATTCACCATCCCGGTTCAGGTAGATGTAGACATGAAAAATGTTTATAAGAATATTATCACCAGCCTGATGAATAAACAAGTGCTGGTAAAAGTATCCGGAAGTATCCAGGCAGGCAAGGCAAATATATTTATGACACTGCCGGTTAATTACCAGGGTTATCAGAGTTATAAGATCTTCGACTAG
- a CDS encoding FAD:protein FMN transferase yields MQAFRKQELLMGNRFELSVVADDEYWANEQVTLAINEIKRIEAKLSTYKEDSETNLINRLAGIEPVQVSDETFQLIERSIRISSITQGAFDITYGSLDKSLWNFDRNMKALPSAETAKQMIRLINYKNILLDKANKTVFLKEKGMRIGFGGIGKGYAAQMAKSLLIKNGVTSGVVNASGDLATWGFQPDGKKWTIGIAHPDVAKLPFSYLEISDMAVATSGNYEKFVLIDGKKYSHTIDPKTGLPITGIKSVTVISPNAEISDALATPVTIMGIEKGLYLIDQLTGVECIVIDDDNKLYTSKNIKLKENVSQRHRER; encoded by the coding sequence ATGCAGGCATTTAGAAAGCAGGAGTTACTGATGGGCAATCGCTTTGAATTATCGGTAGTTGCTGATGATGAATATTGGGCTAATGAACAGGTTACTCTTGCCATAAACGAGATCAAACGTATTGAGGCTAAACTCTCTACTTATAAAGAAGATAGCGAAACCAACCTTATTAATCGATTGGCAGGTATTGAGCCTGTACAGGTAAGCGATGAAACTTTTCAATTGATTGAACGAAGCATCCGCATTTCGTCTATTACACAAGGCGCTTTTGATATTACTTATGGCTCACTGGATAAAAGTCTTTGGAATTTTGACAGGAACATGAAAGCATTACCTTCTGCTGAAACTGCAAAGCAGATGATACGCCTTATCAATTACAAAAACATCTTACTGGATAAAGCAAACAAAACAGTTTTTTTAAAAGAGAAAGGAATGCGTATCGGATTTGGAGGCATTGGCAAAGGGTATGCGGCACAGATGGCGAAATCATTATTGATAAAAAATGGCGTTACCAGCGGCGTTGTAAATGCTTCAGGAGACCTTGCTACATGGGGATTTCAGCCTGACGGCAAAAAATGGACAATTGGCATTGCGCATCCGGATGTTGCCAAGCTTCCTTTTTCATATTTAGAGATAAGTGATATGGCTGTGGCTACTTCAGGTAATTATGAAAAATTTGTACTCATTGACGGCAAAAAATATTCTCATACCATTGATCCTAAAACGGGATTGCCTATTACGGGAATAAAAAGCGTTACTGTCATTTCACCCAATGCTGAAATATCCGATGCCCTGGCAACACCTGTTACCATTATGGGAATTGAAAAAGGCCTTTATTTAATTGATCAATTGACGGGTGTAGAATGTATTGTTATTGATGATGACAATAAACTATACACTTCTAAAAATATTAAGTTGAAAGAAAATGTCTCACAAAGACACAGAGAACGTTGA
- a CDS encoding alpha-1,2-fucosyltransferase, protein MIIIKLWGGLGNQMFQYALYLSFNNRQIPVCLDKSIFDTGNNGYQLENIFHLSPHYSNSFQKNITKAIYKPLSKILNYSYDEKKRGYGHYDDSVFEHRFGYLKGFWQSEKYFSPIKEEVRKAFTFSIPDDVQNSEVLNKIRSTNSVSVHIRRGDYLAENRNWELGIEYYKNALSIINGRQNDCNFFIFSDDINWAKENLAQPNSTFIDWNKGKDSYRDMQLMSNCKHHIIANSSFSWWGAWLNTNDDKIVIAPEHWAGMEGTRDIVPGEWIKISTKQ, encoded by the coding sequence ATGATAATAATAAAGCTTTGGGGTGGTTTGGGCAATCAGATGTTTCAGTATGCACTCTATCTTTCATTTAACAACAGGCAGATTCCTGTTTGTTTAGATAAGTCAATTTTTGACACGGGTAATAATGGTTATCAACTGGAAAATATATTTCATCTTTCACCACACTATTCCAATTCATTTCAAAAAAACATTACAAAAGCAATCTATAAACCTTTAAGTAAAATATTGAATTACTCTTACGATGAAAAGAAGCGAGGATATGGTCATTATGATGACAGTGTTTTTGAACATCGATTTGGCTACCTGAAAGGCTTTTGGCAATCAGAAAAATATTTTTCTCCAATAAAAGAAGAAGTAAGAAAAGCATTTACTTTTTCAATTCCTGATGATGTACAAAACAGCGAAGTATTAAACAAAATTCGATCAACCAATTCTGTTAGCGTTCATATAAGAAGAGGTGATTACTTAGCTGAGAACAGGAACTGGGAGCTCGGTATTGAATATTACAAAAATGCCCTCTCTATCATAAACGGCAGGCAAAATGATTGTAATTTTTTTATTTTTTCTGATGATATCAATTGGGCAAAAGAAAACCTTGCACAACCAAACAGCACATTTATAGATTGGAATAAAGGCAAAGACAGTTACAGGGATATGCAATTGATGAGTAATTGCAAGCATCATATCATTGCCAATAGTTCCTTTAGCTGGTGGGGCGCCTGGTTAAACACTAATGACGACAAAATTGTAATTGCTCCTGAACATTGGGCGGGAATGGAAGGCACAAGAGATATAGTACCTGGTGAATGGATAAAAATTTCAACAAAACAATAA